The following proteins come from a genomic window of Phnomibacter ginsenosidimutans:
- a CDS encoding carbohydrate-binding domain-containing protein, whose amino-acid sequence MQTQLRTSALLLSSMILIMLACKKEDVSTTTTDMGSSDFVANTLDTTFANAVVIKYNGNTATVTNGMEGNGVAVTINNGDVVVTATTTSTEVNYVLSGIATNGSLKVYSDYKFNLIFNGTSITNDDGPAINIQSGKKVSVNVLTGTNNRLIDGSTYSSSTEDQKATFFSEGQLVFSGTGTLAVTGNYKHGICSDDYISITNGNIDIVKASSDGIHANDYFNMDAGTIKVTAASSDGIECEEGYITINGGNISVNSVDDGIVASYEDADASITPYISIKGGSIVVTTTGEKGNALKSESYTSINSSGTIQLSVSGKGAKGIKTGGDCLLSNGSITISTTGAAFYDTDDADITAPAGINCDGNLTMDNGSLTITSTGAGGKGISVDGNMTMNAGTAVIKASGTAFTYGTDATEAKGIKTDGSFVMKDGNLSIAATDDGLKSESAITIHGGNVTITQSTEGIEAPAITFAGGVVSVVSSDDCVNGTMGNGGETTDASLITFAGGTILLNTTGGDGIDGNGNVVMTGGSVLVQGPPSSPEVGIDVNGSFTISGGLLLASGPNAGNQIEATSSNSSQYTMLVKFSSVVSAGSLINIQNAAGTSLVTFAPLRNAYYLVYSSAALSAGSSYKVYTGGSISGSTNTNGWHIGGTYSNGTLRGTITLNSKLTTATL is encoded by the coding sequence ATGCAAACACAACTTCGAACTTCCGCATTGCTCTTGAGCAGCATGATACTGATAATGCTGGCATGTAAAAAAGAAGATGTCAGTACTACTACAACAGATATGGGCAGCTCAGATTTTGTAGCCAATACACTGGATACCACTTTTGCCAATGCGGTAGTGATAAAATACAACGGCAATACCGCCACCGTAACGAATGGCATGGAAGGAAATGGTGTAGCCGTAACAATAAACAACGGAGATGTAGTAGTTACAGCTACTACTACCAGTACCGAGGTCAACTATGTGTTGTCGGGCATTGCAACCAATGGCAGTCTGAAAGTGTACAGTGATTATAAGTTCAATCTTATTTTCAATGGCACCAGTATTACAAATGATGACGGCCCCGCTATCAACATTCAGTCAGGAAAAAAAGTATCGGTCAATGTGCTGACCGGTACCAATAACCGACTAATTGATGGTAGCACGTACAGCAGTAGTACAGAAGATCAGAAAGCAACATTTTTTAGCGAAGGACAACTGGTATTCAGCGGTACAGGTACACTTGCTGTAACGGGCAATTATAAACATGGTATTTGCAGCGATGATTACATCAGCATTACCAATGGTAATATCGACATTGTAAAAGCAAGTTCTGATGGCATTCATGCCAATGATTATTTCAACATGGATGCAGGCACCATTAAAGTAACAGCGGCTTCATCCGATGGTATTGAATGTGAAGAAGGATATATTACCATCAATGGAGGCAATATTTCCGTCAATAGTGTAGATGATGGCATTGTTGCATCATACGAAGATGCGGATGCCAGTATCACCCCTTACATCAGTATTAAAGGGGGCAGCATTGTTGTCACCACCACAGGCGAAAAAGGCAATGCTTTAAAAAGCGAAAGCTACACCAGCATCAACAGCAGTGGTACCATTCAATTATCAGTATCGGGCAAAGGTGCCAAAGGAATTAAAACTGGTGGCGATTGCTTGTTGAGCAATGGCAGCATTACCATTAGCACCACAGGGGCGGCTTTTTACGATACTGACGATGCAGATATAACTGCTCCGGCAGGCATTAATTGCGATGGTAATCTTACCATGGACAATGGTAGCCTTACTATCACCAGCACAGGTGCAGGTGGAAAGGGTATTTCTGTGGATGGAAACATGACCATGAACGCAGGTACTGCAGTAATTAAGGCGAGTGGTACCGCTTTTACCTATGGCACCGACGCTACAGAAGCGAAGGGTATCAAAACCGATGGCAGCTTTGTGATGAAAGATGGCAACCTGAGCATTGCTGCTACTGATGATGGTTTGAAAAGCGAATCTGCCATTACCATCCATGGCGGCAATGTTACCATTACGCAGTCTACAGAAGGCATTGAAGCACCCGCCATTACGTTTGCCGGCGGTGTAGTGAGTGTAGTAAGCAGCGACGATTGTGTAAATGGTACGATGGGCAATGGTGGCGAAACAACCGATGCAAGTCTCATCACTTTTGCCGGCGGCACTATACTGCTTAATACTACTGGTGGCGATGGCATTGATGGTAACGGAAATGTAGTGATGACAGGTGGATCGGTGCTGGTACAAGGGCCACCTTCTTCTCCGGAAGTAGGTATCGATGTAAATGGTTCGTTTACTATTTCGGGTGGATTGTTGCTGGCCTCAGGCCCCAATGCCGGCAATCAGATTGAAGCAACCAGCAGTAACTCCAGTCAATATACCATGCTGGTAAAATTCAGTTCGGTGGTAAGTGCCGGCTCACTCATCAATATTCAAAATGCTGCGGGAACCAGTCTTGTCACTTTTGCACCGTTGCGCAATGCGTATTACCTGGTGTATTCTTCTGCAGCACTCAGTGCAGGCAGCAGCTACAAAGTGTATACCGGTGGTAGTATCAGCGGTAGTACCAATACCAATGGCTGGCATATCGGAGGTACCTACAGCAACGGTACGCTGCGAGGAACCATCACGCTAAACAGCAAGCTTACTACTGCTACGCTGTAG